In Elephas maximus indicus isolate mEleMax1 chromosome 25, mEleMax1 primary haplotype, whole genome shotgun sequence, the genomic stretch TAAGGTCACAAGGGAACAAATCCTAGTCACACCACTGCTGGGCCCCACAGCTTAGCATTTGCTTCTCCTCTTTGGGGAAAAGGGCAAGAGCCCAGGTAGATCCTAAGCTTGACCTCCATGGACATGGCTGGACCTCCAACTCTAGAATAACTGTAAGGGAGCCCcttgcaaaagaaaaacaaaacaaaacccaaaatgtATTTATTCAATATATTCATAAAGGGCTCAAATGGagacataatttaaaaaacaaacaaacaaaaaatgacgtCACAGCTTAAGATAGAGACCTATACAGAAATCAAGGAGAGGACAGACcagctaaggaaaaaaataaagataacacAAGGAGAGAGGCTAGACAGACGGAGTCAGGGCTCTTGGCTGGAGACTTGCTTTGAGTAGGTTTCCTGCAGGTACTTCTTAAAGGCTGGAAGAGAACAGGTAGGTCTTGGTGAGTGATGGGGACAGGAGGAATGAAGATGGGCAAGAGGGCAGCTTGACCAGGGAAACAAAGGTTCGAGAGGTTGGGGAGAGGCTAGCTTCCCTCCTGGATGGCCTTTGTTTCCAGTGAGACTGGAGAGGGCAGTCATTTGCCTTCTATTAAAAAGCCCTGCAACCTACATCAATGCAGACCGggtccaaaaaaatcaaaccaaacccatcggcatcaagtcaattctgactcatgctgaccctagaggacagagtggaactgccccatagggtttccagtgcagtaatctttacaaaagcagactgccacatcttcctcccacggagcggctggtgggttcgaacctccagccttgcaGTTAGcacaagtgcttaatcactgcgccaccagggctccttcaaagtgGAGGGGGTAGGAGTGAATTTCCTGATTTTATTGCAAACAGGCAAACCAGGAGCACCAGGGAGGGGCAGAGCTGACTTATGACACTGTCCCAAGTCACTGGGATCCTTTAGTTTGAGGGCTGGGCAGGGAGTACCCTATGCCTGAGGACAAAGGACCCACCTGTGGGGTTTTTCCAGAGCTCGGCAGCATGTGTGTTTAAAGGGCTATCGATGTTGGGTTCTGTGGGTGGAGAAAAAAGGAACTGTCAAGGGGGCAGAAAAGGCTGGCCCAGGGGAGTCCTGGGCAGGTTCCCTGTGTGCAGAGGGAGGGCCTTGGTCTCAGTAGTTACCTCCCAGCAGGCTCTGGATAGAGAGGAGGATGGTCCTGACATCATACAGGGCAGACCACTTGTCCTTCAGGATGTCTAGGCAGATGTTACCCTGAGTGTCCACGTTGGGGTGGTAGCAGGGTGTGAGGAACTTCACCGTGGGTGCATTGTAAGGGTAGCCACTGGGGAACTCAAGAGACAGCTTATACCTCAGGTCTTCATATACCTGCCATTTGGAAAAAGAGGTGAGAGTGAGCGTCCCTAATCTCAGCCTCATATCCCAATCCGAGCCTCAGACCAGGGGGCTTGGTAGGACAGTGGGGTTTCTGTCTGGAAATTGaagacaaagaaaactccaggtcgGCTCTGGTGCTTTCTCTCCTATCTGGTGGctgtggttagagctgttaggTGCCCTGTAGGAGATGAATATGCCCCGATGAAGCATCagtggagaatcaataagagttaGAGGAAACAGCAGCGATCCTTTGGTCCAGGGTTGTAAACTAATTAGGATTTTCATTAACTCTAAAAAGTAAAAACTATGAGATTCTGCACACAAGTCTGAGTTTCAGTTCATCTCAAATAATCTGCAACAATGGGAAGCAGCCCCTTTGAGAATCAGGGCACCTATCCccctcccattaaaaaaaaaaaaaaaaaaaagctcacatgTACTTCATTCATTTACTTTGCTATTTGGCCCTAAGATGGCGAGTCTTGCTTTAAACCCACCATCTTATTGTAGACATGGAAAGAACAAAGCCACGAGGCTCAGAGCAGTGAACAACCTGGCGGAGTGTTTCGCGCGGCTGAAGCAGACCGGCAATTGCATTTCTCCTCCCACACCCCAGACTTCACAGAGTCACACTCACGCAACCCAACCCTACACT encodes the following:
- the UBE2C gene encoding ubiquitin-conjugating enzyme E2 C isoform X1, with translation MASQNRDPAAASVVAARKGTEPSGGAARGSVGKRLQQELMTLMMSGDKGISAFPESDNLFKWVGTIHGAAGTVYEDLRYKLSLEFPSGYPYNAPTVKFLTPCYHPNVDTQGNICLDILKDKWSALYDVRTILLSIQSLLGEPNIDSPLNTHAAELWKNPTAFKKYLQETYSKQVSSQEP
- the UBE2C gene encoding ubiquitin-conjugating enzyme E2 C isoform X2, with product MTLMMSGDKGISAFPESDNLFKWVGTIHGAAGTVYEDLRYKLSLEFPSGYPYNAPTVKFLTPCYHPNVDTQGNICLDILKDKWSALYDVRTILLSIQSLLGEPNIDSPLNTHAAELWKNPTAFKKYLQETYSKQVSSQEP